The genomic window aaatgtttatttttgagagacagagtgtgatgggggggcagagagagagagagggagacacagaatccaaagcaggctccaggctctgagctgtcagcacagagcctgatgcggggcttgaacccatggaccatcagatcctgacctgagccgaagttggaggtttaaccaactgagccacccaggtgcccctgcaactCCTATTTCTTATTCAACCATTTTGTttcaatatctttttaaaaaataaattattttcaagtatacaaAGAATACAGAGAATAATTTATAATACCTGTCTATACCACCCAGCTCTACCAAGTCTTAGTACTTGTTGTATTTGCTTCCAATGTTTTTTATAGGGTTGTAGCTAAAAATTACTCAGAAGCCATTATTTATGGCCTATGTCCTGACTGAGTATTCCTGATGGTCAATACGCTTAATCATCTAAAACTGCAAAATCATGGACATAAAGCAAAGTACCTTCGGTCCTCTGCTGTGATCTTCTTCTTAATATTTGGATTAGTTTGGGTCCCATTTGGGACTCTTCCTCCATGTATGGTTTTGTTACCAGCTTGAGTTTTGGGAGCTGTCTTATTGAGAAAATGGTTCTGGGGAAGAGTCTTTTTCAACTTGGTGTCCAAAATCTGTGCTTTTTGTTGACAGCTGTTGCTGCATTTATTCCCATTGGTTCCATTTGCTGTTATGTTAGGGGTGCTTGGAACGACTGAATTAAAACTGCCAACTATCAAATTAGGCCTTTGACTTACGGCTTTTGATTTTTGTAGTGCACATGATGTCCGAGATCTACAACAAGGTTGAGTGGATTTCTGATCTTGCCTAGTGTTTGGATGTCTGTTGTTACAGCCTCCCGGAAGCACACTAGGGCATGTCTGGGGTTTGGTGTGTTTTACTTTCTGTTCAGTAACAGTGTGTGACTGTACCTTAGTTTCATTTGTTGGTCTTTCGTATTTATCCCTATTAATCTTTATATCCTTTATGTCCTTGACCACTGGTTTCCTTGATGCTTGAGTCCTACTAAGGGTCTGAACGTAGTGATAGGGAGCCGTCTTTGGGAGTTTTTCTCCTGGTCTTGCAAGGTTTGTTCCTCTAGAGAGTTGCTGTGACTTTACTGGTGGAATCctaatttgtgtttttccaaCAAATTGTTTATTAACTCGGTCTTTCAGAAAAGCACTATTCCCAGAACTTTTGCCCAAGGCTTGTTTAGGAGCCAAACTGCTCTTGGTTTGATTATAAGAATTAGTCTTTGGCTTACATATTGTCCATAATTCAGGATTTGACTTCCTTTCAGAGTCTAGTAAGGTTTGGGGcaagttttctttgtttatctCTTTTAGAAAGCTATCTAAGGATTCATTTTCAACATGGTTACAGTCCACAGAGTCTGCACACTTAGTATTTCCTTGATCTGCTACCTGCTGCTTTGCAGTTTTCAGTTCCTGTATATTAAGTGACCCCATAGTTTCTGTAGGCAGTTCACCAGTAGTGGATGATCCCTCTTCATGGTGTTGTTGACTATTGCTGAAAGGCTTAGAGTTTAAGTTAGAAGAAACACATCCTGAAGTCAGCCTTTTGCCCAGAAGTTTTGGTGGCTCCAACTTTGGCTGCTGGGATCCTGGGCCTTTGGCAGGTCGGGGCTGGAGTTCAGTGCTGATGGGTCTTGTAGCTTTGGCAGGCAAAGCAACATAATTGGTAACATTCTTTTTGGGTACAATAGtctaaaaagacaaagaaaaatatcaaaaagtaaattttataacAATAGttcattgcttttaaaattaaaaaaaaaaaatagttattttacttagaatttcATTGAAGAAAGCCGAATCTGGGAAATATAGTCTCGCTAATAGATGATCTTTATAATTTGAACTCCTATTAGAAATATATCAGAATATTTTAGCTTGATAGAATTAAGCAGAGATGCAGTGAACATACAAAAAttgctgtttaaaaaacaaatttgccTCAATTGAACAAGTGCTTGCTGAATGCTCATTATGTCTCAAATGAAGTGTCCTTCTAGGGACTctggaaaaatacatacataataaactTATGTTAGGATGTCTCTCAACTTCCTCCTAGTAGTAGAGTGTATtgctatacttttattttttttttaaacaacattgcCTTTGTAAAGGTCACAGTGTTACTCAAGAAACTTTGTTTTGTCCCTGGATATCAGTGGCAAGGATAGGTAAGTGGTAGATGCTGGGAGGCCAGAGACACTTTGGAACAGTTTTCAATTAAATCTAATATCTCAGTAGAAAGTCATATTTGTAAAGTCAGGACAGGGTTTTAAGGTTAGATTCTACATTATTAACAAGTAAATGTTTCAGCCATGTGATTTAATCCTGGATAAGAAAGGCAGAGATAGATTATAGAGAACTTCAAAAACAAGGGAGGGGAGTTTAGAATTGatatggtggggcgcctgggtagcttagttggttaagcgtccgacttcggctcaggtcatgatctcatggtttgtaagttcgagccccactctgggctctgtgctaacagctcagagtctggagcctgctttggattttgtttctcattctctctctgctcctctcccacttgtgctccgtctctgtctctcaaaactaaatgaatgtaaaaaaaaattaaagaattgatATGATAGATAATAGGAGCAAGCCACTGTAGATTCTAGAGTATTTGCATTGAAAACAAGTATTCAGAAAGGAGAATTTGGCAGAGATTTGTAGATTATATTTCTCTAGGGGAAGATATGGGAGTGATAGAGTTACCactctttatttttgatttggtAATATTGTTGAGAATTACTATGTGAACTTTTGTGAGTGTGTAAAGAAAGTCTGTAACCAGAACCATGTGGCATTAAGGGCAAAGAGATGTTCACTCTAGAATGGTATGTGTAGGGCAGTGTTGCAGGGGTGAAATAGGGGAGGGTTGGAAGTGGGAGCCAGAGAGATGGATGGTATATGCACATGGCTATAGCTGGGTTACTCCTTGAGCCCCAACAATTACATCCACCCCTGATCTCTCCATTATTGCTTACTGAAGAGGCAGGGATATGGTATCAATGTTTCCAAACATATGCTATTCCTtagttgttctcttttttttaattgagatataatttgcatCCCCTAgaattcatcatttttatttattcattcattcattcattcattcattcattcatttgtttgagaCAGCAAGTGAGGGGaaaaagagcagagggagagagaggatcttaagcaggctccatgctcagcacggagcctgatgtggggcttgattccatgatactgggatcataacctgagctgaaattgagagttggacactcgactgactgagccacccaggtgatcctagaattcaccattttaaagtgtataattcagtgggttttagtatattcacaaggctGTATAACCATCATCACTGTctagttccagaatattttcattaccccaGAAAGAAATCCTATACATGTTAAAAGTCACTCCTCATTTCCCTCTCCCTACAAACTGTGGCAAACACTAaaatctcctttctgtttctataaattgcctattttggacatttcatgtaatgGGATCATACATGTggccttttgtttctggcttctttcacttagcataatgtttttgggACTTACCCATATTGTAGGATGTATCAGTCTTTGccactttatttttcaataatgaactttattatttattttttaaaatcttttttttttttaacagtttatttattataaaaaaatgttgctatcaACATTTGTTATAAGCTTTTGTGTAAACatgtgttttcaattctcttgggtatatacctaggaatgaaattgctgggtcctatGGTAACTCCTGTGTTTAACTTCTGAGGAACTTctaagctgttttccaaagtggctgtcgCATTTTACATTCCACTAACATTGTATAAGGGTTCTaatgtctccacatcctccctaATCCTTGTTATGCCTTTTTTGATTTGTGCCCATCCTAGTAAGTATGCAGTGGCATTtcgttgtggtttttatttgcatttccctcatggtaatgatatggagcatcttttcatgtccttattggccatttgtatatcttctttggagaaatgtccattcggATATTTTGtccatgttattattattatgattattattatgattatactttgtccattttaaagttgggttgttttttaattgttgagcTGCAAGAGTTTGTTATATATCCTGGATAGTAGGtccttatcatatatatgacttgcaagtattttctcttttgttcagtttttatatcttcattttaGATTAGCTTGGCCTTGCTAATTTATTGTAAGTGGTAGAATTGGTCTGCAGTTTTAAGTAGTACATTGAGAGAAAACCTAGGCTTAGAAGAGTCATCTGGCTGACAGAAGAGCCAGCAATCAGTATGCAAATACAGACCATTAAGGTcagaattttactttattattattatttttaagattttatttttaaggtcgTGTCCGCACCCACTATGAGGCTTGAACCTataaccctgacatcaagagtatcatgttctaccgactgagccagccaggtgcccccaaggttGGAATTTTAGAGATCATTAAGTTGAGCCCCTTCACTTGAGAGGGAAagtgagttgcccaaggtcaGGCAGGGTGTTAGAGGCAGCGCTGGAGCTAGAACTTCAGTCTCTTAACTCCTGGTCTCTGACAACTTACCTCAGAATTGATGgatcaaaatgataaaaaaattaaagaatgtacAAAAGGAACAATCGATTCAAATTGAATTTGGTCACTTTATTCTGGACATATgaggccaggggagggagaaaatatACAACATACAATATATGACAAGGGTTTAAATCAAGACAGACCTATGAATGTATGCTAGGCACAGTGCCAGACTCTAAGGGGACGCAAAGATGAGAGAAGACACCTGTCCCTGAGGAGTGCTAATAGAAAAGATACACGCACAAAAAATGCTGATATGATGAAATAAGGGCTATCGTAGGGCTGGGAGAAATTGTAGAGCTTATCTCATCAGTGTTTTTCAAGCATTTTTGTTCATACATGcccaaaatcatttaaaaaaaaattttttttttaacgtttatttatttttgagacagagagagacagagcatgaacaggggaggggcagagagagagggagacacagaatctgaaacaggctccaggctctgagctgtcagcacagagcccgatgcggggcttgaactcactgaccgtgagattgtgacctgagccgaagtcggacgcccaaccgaccgagccacccaggtgccccccaaaatagtTTTGACAAACTCTGTACCCTTTCATACTTTTTAGAGTTAACATCTAAAGTTTTGCATTGTTAGTTTAAATAGTTGCAAAAGATGCAATTTCAGGCACACTGTCAATATTGACAtcttaagataaaatgaaatttgataCTATAatccctttaaaaaattgtacaaaCATACTTCTTTGAAATTGAAAATGTA from Neofelis nebulosa isolate mNeoNeb1 chromosome 9, mNeoNeb1.pri, whole genome shotgun sequence includes these protein-coding regions:
- the CKAP2L gene encoding cytoskeleton-associated protein 2-like isoform X2, translating into MGSLNIQELKTAKQQVADQGNTKCADSVDCNHVENESLDSFLKEINKENLPQTLLDSERKSNPELWTICKPKTNSYNQTKSSLAPKQALGKSSGNSAFLKDRVNKQFVGKTQIRIPPVKSQQLSRGTNLARPGEKLPKTAPYHYVQTLSRTQASRKPVVKDIKDIKINRDKYERPTNETKVQSHTVTEQKVKHTKPQTCPSVLPGGCNNRHPNTRQDQKSTQPCCRSRTSCALQKSKAVSQRPNLIVGSFNSVVPSTPNITANGTNGNKCSNSCQQKAQILDTKLKKTLPQNHFLNKTAPKTQAGNKTIHGGRVPNGTQTNPNIKKKITAEDRRKQLEEWQKSKGKIYKRPPMELKTKRKIIEEMNISFWKSMEKEDEEKKAQLELSNKINNTLTECLQFIERGILSNEVFTILSSIPEAKKFAKFWICKAKLLASKGTFDVIGLYEEAIRNGATPIQELREVVLTILQDTNRTTEGVTSDSSVAKTNITSIEELANKTESEKSCLSLKEREQVTGTPQITKAEQDNHPGIKLQVAPIPRISGIAEVHDMKLITPVRRSARIERAVSRYPEMLQEHDLVVASLNELLEVEETECFIFRKNEALPVTLGFKILES
- the CKAP2L gene encoding cytoskeleton-associated protein 2-like isoform X1 gives rise to the protein MVPPRPSAAAEERQRKLQEYLAAKGKLKCQNTKPYLKAKNNCLNPPPSKSTIVPKKNVTNYVALPAKATRPISTELQPRPAKGPGSQQPKLEPPKLLGKRLTSGCVSSNLNSKPFSNSQQHHEEGSSTTGELPTETMGSLNIQELKTAKQQVADQGNTKCADSVDCNHVENESLDSFLKEINKENLPQTLLDSERKSNPELWTICKPKTNSYNQTKSSLAPKQALGKSSGNSAFLKDRVNKQFVGKTQIRIPPVKSQQLSRGTNLARPGEKLPKTAPYHYVQTLSRTQASRKPVVKDIKDIKINRDKYERPTNETKVQSHTVTEQKVKHTKPQTCPSVLPGGCNNRHPNTRQDQKSTQPCCRSRTSCALQKSKAVSQRPNLIVGSFNSVVPSTPNITANGTNGNKCSNSCQQKAQILDTKLKKTLPQNHFLNKTAPKTQAGNKTIHGGRVPNGTQTNPNIKKKITAEDRRKQLEEWQKSKGKIYKRPPMELKTKRKIIEEMNISFWKSMEKEDEEKKAQLELSNKINNTLTECLQFIERGILSNEVFTILSSIPEAKKFAKFWICKAKLLASKGTFDVIGLYEEAIRNGATPIQELREVVLTILQDTNRTTEGVTSDSSVAKTNITSIEELANKTESEKSCLSLKEREQVTGTPQITKAEQDNHPGIKLQVAPIPRISGIAEVHDMKLITPVRRSARIERAVSRYPEMLQEHDLVVASLNELLEVEETECFIFRKNEALPVTLGFKILES